A DNA window from Janibacter sp. A1S7 contains the following coding sequences:
- a CDS encoding multicopper oxidase domain-containing protein — MSPDLSSPQPAPGARPKGGGWAMRDRPGLLWMISAVITAVVHPFVPDSTWLMVHMVALGALTHSIMVWSTHFTVSLLKNRPDIDVRATQNRRLVLLHLGIIGVLIGVPTTWWWLTLLGATGVAVAVVWHGWQLLRRLRGALPGRFRVVVHHYLASAAFLPVGATLGVLLARGYPQEMHARMTLAHSLVNVLGWVGITVAGTLITLWPTILRVRMDPAAEKRATQALPGLVTGLSLAVVGALAGWRWVLLAGVLGYLVALLWTGRSLLAPARAKPPMHFASWSVAAGAAWFLVGIAMIAWRVATAPDMTAVTIGYGRVAAVLIVGFGLQVLCGALSHLMPAVIGGGPKVVRVGISAFDRLGMTRIVIINVPLALALLPVPSGTRVVLTALVLIGLAAFIPIMLTGITQLVAARREVAASTPAPRRDPELGRAEAARVLDPPFPRTQLMAGVTLVALALAAGPTLQPVLDGTAGATAAPATSVEPTGETTTVEVVAQEDMSYSPSRVEVPAGDRLVIELTSEDGSTVHDLYFDDEHQTPRLTKGESATLDVGIVGADREGWCTVTGHKAMGMTFDVEVIGGAAADDDPSESADGRTGPGRHGMHGGSGGDGPTSGDDAPFALDPSREWPEDLDAYDPVLPPLGDGATHRVTLRVQDLQVEVAPGVTQTRWTFGDTAPGPVLHGRVGDEFVVTLVNDGSIGHSIDFHAGALAPDRPMRTIAPGEELTYTFTAERAGIWMYHCATAPMSTHIAKGMHGAVVIEPPDLPEADRSYVLTASEIHGGESTDGAPAVTTFNGRAFQYDADQLTAKVGERVRFWVLDAGPDGPLSFHVIGGQFDTVWEEGAYRVGGPDRVGGQDTGSQALGLLPGQGGFVELTFPEPGHYPFVNHVMTAGEKGAHGIVHVR; from the coding sequence ATGAGCCCCGACCTCTCCTCGCCGCAGCCGGCACCCGGGGCCCGGCCGAAGGGGGGCGGCTGGGCGATGCGGGACCGTCCCGGCCTGCTGTGGATGATCTCCGCCGTCATCACGGCGGTCGTGCACCCCTTCGTCCCGGACTCGACCTGGCTGATGGTCCACATGGTCGCCCTGGGTGCGCTGACCCACTCGATCATGGTGTGGAGCACGCACTTCACGGTCAGCCTGCTGAAGAACCGCCCCGACATCGACGTCCGCGCCACGCAGAACCGGCGCCTCGTGCTGCTCCACCTGGGCATCATCGGTGTGCTCATCGGGGTCCCGACCACGTGGTGGTGGCTCACCCTCCTCGGCGCCACGGGCGTCGCCGTCGCGGTCGTGTGGCACGGGTGGCAGCTGCTGCGGCGTCTGCGCGGCGCCCTCCCCGGGCGGTTCCGGGTCGTCGTGCACCACTACCTCGCCTCGGCCGCCTTCCTGCCCGTCGGCGCGACCCTCGGCGTGCTCCTCGCCCGCGGATACCCGCAGGAGATGCACGCGCGGATGACGCTGGCGCACTCCCTCGTCAACGTGCTCGGCTGGGTGGGCATCACCGTCGCCGGCACCCTGATCACACTGTGGCCGACGATCCTGCGCGTGCGCATGGACCCGGCCGCCGAGAAGCGCGCCACGCAGGCCCTGCCCGGCCTGGTCACCGGCCTCTCCCTCGCCGTCGTCGGTGCGCTCGCCGGGTGGCGCTGGGTGCTGCTCGCCGGTGTGCTCGGCTACCTGGTCGCCCTGCTGTGGACCGGGCGGTCGCTGCTCGCCCCCGCCCGCGCCAAGCCACCGATGCACTTCGCGTCCTGGTCCGTGGCGGCCGGAGCGGCGTGGTTCCTCGTGGGCATCGCGATGATCGCCTGGCGTGTCGCCACCGCACCCGACATGACCGCGGTGACCATCGGGTACGGCCGGGTGGCGGCAGTGCTCATCGTCGGTTTCGGCCTGCAGGTGCTCTGTGGTGCCCTCAGCCACCTGATGCCCGCGGTCATCGGCGGCGGACCGAAGGTCGTGCGGGTCGGGATCAGCGCCTTCGACCGGCTGGGGATGACGCGGATCGTCATCATCAACGTCCCGCTCGCCCTGGCCCTCCTGCCGGTCCCGTCCGGGACCCGGGTCGTGCTGACCGCCCTCGTACTCATCGGGCTCGCGGCCTTCATCCCGATCATGCTCACCGGCATCACGCAGCTCGTCGCGGCCCGACGCGAGGTCGCGGCCTCGACCCCGGCCCCACGCCGTGACCCCGAGCTGGGACGGGCCGAGGCCGCCCGGGTGCTCGATCCGCCGTTCCCACGCACTCAGCTCATGGCCGGTGTCACCCTCGTCGCCCTGGCGCTCGCCGCCGGGCCGACCCTCCAGCCGGTTCTCGACGGTACCGCCGGCGCCACCGCGGCCCCGGCGACCAGCGTCGAGCCCACCGGCGAGACCACGACGGTCGAGGTCGTCGCCCAGGAGGACATGAGCTACTCCCCCTCCCGCGTCGAGGTGCCGGCCGGCGACCGGCTGGTCATCGAGCTGACCAGCGAGGACGGCAGCACCGTCCACGACCTCTACTTCGACGACGAGCACCAGACCCCGCGCCTGACGAAGGGGGAGAGCGCCACCCTCGACGTCGGCATCGTCGGCGCGGACCGAGAGGGCTGGTGCACCGTCACCGGCCACAAGGCCATGGGGATGACCTTCGACGTCGAGGTCATCGGCGGCGCAGCCGCCGACGATGACCCCTCGGAGTCCGCCGACGGACGCACGGGACCCGGCAGGCACGGCATGCACGGCGGGAGCGGCGGCGACGGGCCCACGTCCGGGGACGACGCCCCCTTCGCCCTGGATCCGAGCCGGGAGTGGCCCGAGGACCTCGACGCCTACGACCCCGTCCTGCCGCCCCTCGGTGACGGGGCCACCCACCGGGTGACGCTGCGGGTGCAGGACCTGCAGGTCGAGGTCGCGCCCGGGGTCACGCAGACCCGCTGGACCTTCGGGGACACCGCCCCCGGGCCGGTACTGCACGGACGGGTCGGCGACGAGTTCGTCGTCACGCTCGTCAACGACGGGAGCATCGGGCACTCGATCGACTTCCACGCCGGCGCCCTGGCTCCCGATCGCCCCATGCGCACGATCGCTCCCGGTGAGGAGCTGACCTACACCTTCACCGCCGAGCGCGCGGGCATCTGGATGTACCACTGCGCCACGGCGCCGATGTCGACGCACATCGCCAAGGGCATGCACGGCGCGGTGGTCATCGAGCCCCCGGACCTGCCCGAGGCGGATCGCTCGTACGTGCTGACCGCCTCCGAGATCCACGGCGGCGAGTCCACGGACGGGGCGCCGGCCGTCACGACCTTCAACGGGCGGGCCTTCCAGTACGACGCGGACCAGCTGACGGCGAAGGTCGGTGAGCGGGTGCGCTTCTGGGTGCTCGACGCCGGGCCCGACGGCCCGCTGTCCTTCCACGTCATCGGTGGCCAGTTCGACACCGTGTGGGAGGAGGGCGCCTACCGGGTCGGCGGGCCCGATCGTGTCGGCGGGCAGGACACCGGGTCCCAGGCGCTCGGGCTGCTCCCGGGGCAGGGCGGCTTCGTCGAGCTGACCTTCCCCGAGCCGGGCCACTACCCCTTCGTCAACCACGTGATGACCGCCGGGGAGAAGGGGGCACACGGGATCGTCCACGTGCGCTGA
- a CDS encoding ATP-grasp domain-containing protein, which produces MTPTHESTTTSEQQDRAESTTRDPHPERRDPSKGFVALLGWSPNAVEAVEQFNRRYVVVAPDWAEDYCREHEIPYVPWNFERLNDRSMEIAETLQGLGVDVAIPLFEETVEWAGAINAVVMDQPKLFGQAMLLRDKALMKRRAQLGGIRVGIFEEAYEQEDVIRFLKRVNQTLLKLDGDPNDPIHLKALDKAGCLGHRIIRTPDEVDSIPEEEFPVLMESHLDGWEFAVEAWVHDGKIRFLNISEYVRLGYSVFVPASPDLERYRPEITRQLEKLIKTFDIDFGFVHPEYFVTSDGEMYFGEVAYRPPGFKVFELLERAYGFNAYQALVLAFDPKTTEEEITSFFPREVEDATGYAGCFGVYPRRRVVSTLEMPEETEDHEYFESHELSTPLEETVTKRTAFGTHWGLLYFFGDEPHTMRELLSRQEDLDFYV; this is translated from the coding sequence GTGACCCCCACTCACGAGTCGACCACCACATCCGAGCAGCAGGACCGGGCGGAGAGCACGACACGCGATCCGCACCCGGAGCGACGCGATCCCAGCAAGGGATTCGTGGCGCTGCTGGGCTGGAGCCCCAACGCCGTGGAGGCCGTCGAGCAGTTCAACCGGCGCTACGTCGTCGTGGCGCCGGACTGGGCCGAGGACTACTGCCGCGAGCACGAGATCCCCTACGTGCCCTGGAACTTCGAGCGGCTCAACGACCGCTCCATGGAGATCGCCGAGACCCTGCAGGGGCTCGGTGTCGACGTCGCGATCCCGCTGTTCGAGGAGACGGTCGAGTGGGCCGGCGCCATCAACGCGGTCGTGATGGACCAGCCGAAGCTCTTCGGACAGGCGATGCTCCTGCGGGACAAGGCGCTGATGAAGCGCCGCGCCCAGCTCGGCGGCATCCGCGTGGGCATCTTCGAGGAGGCCTACGAGCAGGAGGACGTCATCCGCTTCCTCAAGCGCGTCAACCAGACCCTGCTGAAGCTCGACGGCGACCCCAACGACCCGATCCACCTGAAGGCGCTCGACAAGGCCGGATGCCTCGGCCACCGGATCATCCGCACCCCGGACGAGGTGGACTCCATCCCGGAGGAGGAGTTCCCCGTCCTGATGGAGTCCCACCTGGACGGGTGGGAGTTCGCGGTGGAGGCCTGGGTGCACGACGGGAAGATCCGCTTCCTCAACATCTCCGAGTACGTCCGGCTCGGGTACTCCGTCTTCGTCCCGGCCTCGCCGGACCTGGAGCGATACCGACCGGAGATCACCCGGCAGCTGGAGAAGCTGATCAAGACCTTCGACATCGATTTCGGCTTCGTCCACCCCGAGTACTTCGTCACCAGTGACGGCGAGATGTACTTCGGCGAGGTCGCCTACCGTCCGCCGGGCTTCAAGGTCTTCGAGCTCCTCGAGCGCGCCTACGGGTTCAACGCCTACCAGGCACTCGTGCTGGCCTTCGACCCCAAGACGACCGAGGAGGAGATCACGAGCTTCTTCCCGCGGGAGGTCGAGGACGCGACCGGATACGCCGGGTGCTTCGGGGTGTACCCGCGACGGCGCGTGGTGAGCACGCTCGAGATGCCCGAGGAGACCGAGGACCACGAGTACTTCGAGTCGCACGAGCTGTCCACCCCGCTGGAGGAGACGGTGACCAAGCGCACCGCCTTCGGGACCCACTGGGGCCTGCTCTACTTCTTCGGCGACGAGCCGCACACGATGCGCGAGCTGCTGTCGCGACAGGAAGACCTTGACTTCTACGTCTGA
- a CDS encoding alpha/beta fold hydrolase — MKSTIAYSHLPGPGEPVALVHGIGHRRQAWGEVPQLLNDRGYDVYAVDLPGHGTSPTPTRPDGYSMRSTAEQLERLFASLGLDRPHVVGNSLGGAVALELAHTGAVRTATVFSPAGFFPVHHLPNIAANLLMMKFGSYLPEAVHRRLAGQAWFRRAAFRSLYTHPETVTVEAAVDDTLNLRRSKGFWPHFVRATVMRFTKDVQVPTTVAWGDTDRLLLPSEAHTARTRLPGATHVTLPDCGHCPQHDHPELVVDVIIASINRAAPTSDANTAGQRPGG, encoded by the coding sequence ATGAAGAGCACCATCGCCTACTCCCACCTGCCCGGCCCGGGCGAGCCGGTTGCGCTCGTCCACGGGATCGGTCACCGTCGCCAGGCGTGGGGCGAGGTGCCGCAGCTGCTGAACGACCGGGGGTACGACGTCTACGCCGTCGACCTGCCGGGACACGGCACCTCACCGACACCGACCCGGCCGGACGGGTACTCGATGCGCAGCACGGCGGAGCAGCTCGAGCGGCTCTTCGCCTCGCTCGGACTCGATCGGCCGCACGTCGTGGGCAACTCCCTCGGCGGCGCCGTCGCGCTCGAGCTGGCCCACACCGGCGCGGTCCGTACCGCCACGGTCTTCTCCCCGGCCGGATTCTTCCCGGTGCACCACCTGCCCAACATCGCCGCGAACCTGCTCATGATGAAGTTCGGCAGCTACCTGCCCGAGGCGGTGCACCGCAGGCTGGCCGGGCAGGCATGGTTCCGCAGGGCCGCCTTCCGCTCGCTGTACACCCACCCCGAGACGGTCACGGTCGAGGCCGCGGTCGACGACACCCTCAACCTGCGCCGGTCGAAGGGGTTCTGGCCGCACTTTGTCCGGGCGACCGTCATGCGCTTCACCAAGGACGTGCAGGTCCCGACGACCGTCGCCTGGGGCGACACCGACCGACTCCTCCTGCCCTCCGAGGCGCACACCGCACGCACCCGCCTGCCCGGGGCCACTCACGTGACGCTGCCGGACTGCGGGCACTGCCCGCAGCACGACCACCCGGAACTCGTCGTCGACGTCATCATCGCGTCGATCAACCGGGCCGCCCCGACCTCGGACGCGAACACGGCCGGCCAGCGGCCGGGCGGCTGA
- a CDS encoding YihY/virulence factor BrkB family protein, with amino-acid sequence MEPDGAGDTRSRTAAWTRVRRTAWQLITSTVAASFRHRVMGLAAEAAFFAILSLPPLIFALAGSIGFFVSTLAVAQVETLRDTTLRLAGQVLTEDSIESVIRPTLDDVLEGGRFDVVSIGFVLALWSGSRALNVFVDTITILYGLAGRRGLVRTRALSFGLYLIGLVIGVIVVPLILLGPRIIDSVLPDQLPGVTILYWPTVIVLSVAFLTSLYHLSVPVRTSWRHDLPGAGLAVLLWILGSYTLRWALQSVIGGTSIYGPLAAPIAVLLWLYLTAVAVLIGAALNAACDRVWPESETARARLEVVRRLRSDATSRRLRETVSSEEVERLDDVGPGGEPTPPHESRTARPNSRHLGDE; translated from the coding sequence ATGGAGCCGGACGGGGCAGGAGACACACGCAGCCGCACCGCTGCGTGGACCCGGGTTCGGCGCACCGCCTGGCAGTTGATCACCTCGACCGTGGCAGCATCGTTCCGTCACCGGGTCATGGGGCTTGCCGCCGAGGCTGCCTTCTTCGCCATCCTGTCGCTTCCGCCGCTGATCTTCGCGCTGGCCGGCAGCATCGGGTTCTTCGTCAGCACCCTCGCCGTGGCCCAGGTCGAGACGCTGCGCGACACCACCCTGAGGTTGGCCGGCCAGGTCCTGACCGAGGACAGCATCGAGAGCGTGATCCGGCCGACGCTGGACGACGTCCTCGAGGGCGGGCGCTTCGACGTCGTGTCCATCGGCTTCGTGCTCGCCCTGTGGTCGGGGTCGCGGGCCCTCAACGTCTTCGTGGACACGATCACGATCCTCTACGGCCTGGCCGGACGGCGCGGCCTCGTCCGCACCCGTGCGCTGTCGTTCGGTCTCTACCTCATCGGTCTCGTGATCGGTGTGATCGTGGTTCCGCTGATCCTGCTCGGTCCCCGGATCATCGACTCGGTGCTCCCGGACCAGCTGCCGGGGGTGACGATCCTCTACTGGCCGACGGTGATCGTGCTCAGCGTCGCGTTCCTCACCTCGCTGTACCACCTGTCCGTCCCCGTGCGGACCTCGTGGCGCCACGACCTGCCCGGGGCGGGCCTGGCCGTGCTGCTGTGGATCCTGGGCAGCTACACGCTGCGGTGGGCACTGCAGAGCGTCATCGGGGGCACGTCGATCTACGGTCCACTGGCCGCGCCGATCGCCGTCCTGCTGTGGTTGTACCTCACCGCCGTGGCCGTCCTGATCGGTGCGGCACTGAATGCGGCGTGCGACCGCGTGTGGCCGGAGTCGGAGACCGCCCGGGCACGTCTGGAGGTGGTCCGCCGGCTGCGCAGCGACGCCACCTCCCGGCGGCTGCGCGAGACCGTCAGCTCCGAGGAAGTGGAGCGACTGGACGACGTCGGTCCGGGCGGGGAGCCGACGCCTCCGCACGAGTCGCGCACCGCCCGACCGAACAGTCGACACCTCGGCGACGAGTGA
- a CDS encoding cupin domain-containing protein translates to MSDQIDLSDHGPAPYVVNIEDATLQNTNYRSTLWTGSHMQLTVMAIAPGADIGLEVHEDHDQFLRIEEGRGRAQLGPAQDDLSFDREVGDDDIVMVPAGQWHNITNIGDVPLKVYSLYSPPEHVHGTVHETKADQEADPTED, encoded by the coding sequence ATGAGTGACCAGATCGACCTCTCCGACCACGGCCCCGCGCCCTACGTCGTCAACATCGAGGACGCGACGCTGCAGAACACCAACTACCGCTCCACGCTGTGGACCGGCAGCCACATGCAGCTGACCGTCATGGCGATCGCGCCCGGTGCCGACATCGGCCTGGAGGTCCACGAGGACCACGACCAGTTCCTGCGCATCGAGGAGGGGCGCGGTCGTGCTCAGCTCGGTCCGGCACAGGACGACCTGTCCTTCGACCGTGAGGTCGGCGATGACGACATCGTCATGGTCCCGGCAGGTCAGTGGCACAACATCACCAACATCGGCGACGTGCCGCTCAAGGTGTACTCGCTGTACTCCCCGCCGGAGCACGTCCACGGCACGGTCCACGAGACGAAGGCCGACCAGGAGGCCGACCCCACCGAGGACTGA
- the ahpF gene encoding alkyl hydroperoxide reductase subunit F, with the protein MALDPNLATQLKAYLENLREPIELVATLDDGAKSTELDELLIEIEGMSELIARRVAEGAERDERVPSFAIARVGAPDVSVRFAGIPMGHEFTSLVLALLQVGGHPSKASQDVLDQIGSLRGQHRFETFFSLSCQNCPDVVQALNLMSVLNPDIEHVAIDGAVFPDEADARGVMAVPTVFHNGENFGSGRMELPEIVAKVDELSGGDAAERAAEELNARDPYEVLVVGGGPAGASAAIYAARKGIRTGVVADRVGGQVLDTMSIENLVSIPHTEGPKLAADLERHMSDYEIELVRSQEAVGLSEGEDGLTMVDLANGAALSGKTVVLATGARWRTMDVPGEEEYRNKGVTFCPHCDGPLFKGKSIAVIGGGNSGVEAAIDLAGIVGHVTLVEFLDEMRADEVLQRKVRSLPNVDIRLGTRTTEVIGDGDKVTGISVEPRDGGRSEQLDVEGVFVQIGLLPNTEWLGDAIELTERGEVVIDSVGRTSLPGVFAAGDCTIEPYKQIVTALGAGSTASLSAFDHLIRTSAPSEEAAMAATKVADGPIEAGDQIDVPDSVGASA; encoded by the coding sequence ATGGCCCTCGATCCGAATCTCGCCACCCAGCTGAAGGCCTACCTCGAGAACCTCCGCGAGCCGATCGAGCTCGTCGCGACGCTCGACGACGGCGCCAAGTCCACCGAGCTCGACGAGCTGCTCATCGAGATCGAGGGCATGAGCGAGCTGATCGCCCGCCGCGTCGCCGAGGGTGCGGAGCGCGACGAGCGCGTCCCGTCCTTCGCGATCGCCCGCGTCGGCGCCCCTGACGTCTCCGTGCGCTTCGCCGGCATCCCGATGGGTCACGAGTTCACCTCCCTGGTCCTCGCGCTGCTGCAGGTGGGCGGCCACCCCAGCAAGGCCTCCCAGGACGTCCTCGACCAGATCGGCTCCCTGCGGGGACAGCACCGGTTCGAGACCTTCTTCTCGCTCAGCTGCCAGAACTGCCCGGACGTCGTCCAGGCCCTCAACCTGATGAGCGTGCTCAACCCGGACATCGAGCACGTCGCCATCGACGGCGCGGTCTTTCCCGACGAGGCCGATGCGCGTGGCGTCATGGCCGTGCCCACCGTCTTCCACAACGGCGAGAACTTCGGCTCCGGCCGGATGGAGCTGCCCGAGATCGTCGCGAAGGTCGACGAGCTGTCCGGTGGTGACGCCGCCGAGCGCGCTGCGGAGGAGCTCAACGCCCGCGACCCCTACGAGGTGCTCGTCGTCGGTGGCGGTCCCGCCGGAGCGTCCGCCGCGATCTACGCCGCCCGCAAGGGGATCCGCACCGGAGTCGTCGCCGACCGCGTCGGCGGCCAGGTCCTCGACACCATGTCGATCGAGAACCTCGTCTCCATCCCGCACACCGAGGGCCCGAAGCTCGCGGCCGACCTCGAGCGCCACATGTCCGACTACGAGATCGAGCTCGTGCGCAGCCAGGAGGCAGTCGGCCTGAGCGAAGGGGAGGACGGCCTGACCATGGTCGACCTCGCCAATGGTGCGGCCCTGTCGGGCAAGACCGTCGTCCTGGCCACCGGAGCACGCTGGCGCACCATGGACGTCCCCGGCGAGGAGGAGTACCGCAACAAGGGCGTCACCTTCTGCCCGCACTGCGACGGCCCCCTCTTCAAGGGCAAGAGCATCGCCGTCATCGGCGGCGGCAACTCCGGTGTCGAGGCCGCGATCGACCTGGCCGGCATCGTCGGTCACGTCACGCTCGTCGAGTTCCTCGACGAGATGCGCGCCGACGAGGTCCTGCAGCGCAAGGTCCGCTCCCTGCCCAACGTCGACATCCGTCTCGGCACCAGGACCACCGAGGTCATCGGTGACGGCGACAAGGTCACCGGCATCTCGGTCGAGCCCCGCGACGGTGGCCGGAGTGAGCAGCTCGACGTCGAGGGCGTCTTCGTCCAGATCGGCCTGCTGCCCAACACCGAGTGGCTCGGTGACGCGATCGAGCTGACCGAGCGCGGCGAGGTCGTCATCGACAGCGTCGGCAGGACCAGCCTCCCGGGTGTCTTCGCCGCGGGAGACTGCACGATCGAGCCCTACAAGCAGATCGTCACCGCACTGGGCGCCGGGTCGACCGCGTCGCTGAGCGCCTTCGATCACCTGATCCGCACCAGCGCGCCCTCCGAGGAGGCCGCCATGGCCGCGACGAAGGTGGCCGACGGTCCCATCGAGGCCGGGGACCAGATCGACGTCCCGGACTCCGTCGGTGCAAGCGCCTGA
- the ahpC gene encoding alkyl hydroperoxide reductase subunit C, whose amino-acid sequence MSLINTKVLPFETTGYLNGEFKDFSDKDIAGKWAIFFFYPADFTFVCPTELEDLAAEYDSELKDLGVEVFSVSTDTHFTHKAWHETSDAVSKVTYPMLGDPTATISRNFDILREDEGLANRGTFLIDPDGVIQFMEITAEGIGRNAKELVRKVKAAQYVRNNPGEVCPAKWEEGAETLAPSLDLVGKI is encoded by the coding sequence ATGTCCCTCATCAACACCAAGGTCCTTCCCTTCGAGACCACCGGTTACCTCAACGGTGAGTTCAAGGACTTCTCCGACAAGGACATCGCCGGCAAGTGGGCGATCTTCTTCTTCTACCCGGCCGACTTCACCTTCGTCTGCCCGACGGAGCTGGAGGATCTCGCCGCCGAGTACGACAGCGAGCTGAAGGACCTGGGCGTCGAGGTCTTCTCGGTCTCCACCGACACGCACTTCACGCACAAGGCGTGGCACGAGACCTCCGACGCCGTCAGCAAGGTCACCTACCCGATGCTCGGTGACCCGACCGCCACCATCTCGCGCAACTTCGACATCCTGCGCGAGGACGAGGGGCTGGCCAACCGCGGCACCTTCCTGATCGACCCGGACGGCGTCATCCAGTTCATGGAGATCACCGCCGAGGGCATCGGCCGCAACGCCAAGGAGCTCGTGCGCAAGGTCAAGGCCGCGCAGTACGTGCGCAACAACCCGGGCGAGGTCTGCCCGGCGAAGTGGGAAGAGGGCGCCGAGACGCTCGCCCCCAGCCTGGACCTCGTCGGCAAGATCTGA
- a CDS encoding exonuclease domain-containing protein: MPGLRRSSRRRRQSAAAAAPPGPLRDYLSTPFPDPRTPLDEVPLLAIDVETTGLDVERDRVIAAGWVPVDGATIDLAGARRHIVGMRMDVGDSATVHGITDDAVAAGSVPKEVLVEMLEALTGRVLLAHHASIEVGFLSAACQRVYGAPLVVSCVDTLALQHRVLTEGVGAPAEPLPGQVRLWASRERYGLPRYHAHEPLTDALACAELYLAQVAELSLRSTKPLSLKAVQRA; the protein is encoded by the coding sequence ATGCCCGGTCTGCGTCGCTCGTCGCGGCGGCGTCGGCAGTCCGCGGCGGCTGCCGCCCCGCCCGGCCCGCTGCGCGACTACCTGTCCACCCCCTTCCCCGACCCGAGGACGCCCCTGGACGAGGTGCCACTCCTGGCCATCGACGTCGAGACGACCGGCCTCGACGTCGAACGGGACCGCGTCATCGCGGCCGGCTGGGTGCCGGTCGACGGCGCCACCATCGATCTCGCCGGCGCCCGGCGGCACATCGTGGGGATGCGCATGGACGTCGGCGACTCCGCGACGGTGCACGGGATCACCGATGATGCGGTCGCCGCCGGCTCCGTCCCGAAGGAGGTCCTCGTCGAGATGCTCGAGGCCCTCACCGGACGGGTGCTGCTGGCCCACCACGCCTCGATCGAAGTCGGGTTCCTCTCGGCCGCGTGCCAGCGGGTCTACGGAGCTCCCCTCGTCGTCAGCTGCGTGGACACCCTCGCCCTCCAGCACCGCGTGCTCACCGAGGGGGTCGGTGCTCCGGCCGAGCCGCTGCCCGGTCAGGTGCGGCTGTGGGCCTCCCGCGAGCGGTACGGCCTGCCGCGCTACCACGCTCACGAGCCGCTCACCGACGCGCTGGCCTGCGCAGAGCTGTACCTCGCACAGGTGGCGGAGCTCTCCCTTCGCTCGACGAAGCCGTTGTCGCTCAAGGCCGTCCAGCGCGCCTGA